One segment of Niveibacterium microcysteis DNA contains the following:
- a CDS encoding PsiF family protein, with protein sequence MNKLVILAAALAAQFALLPAHAADEAKKPTAQQEKMKVCNEKATGMKGDERKKFMSDCLSAKPAAAEADAKAPSAQQDKMKVCNEKATGMKGDERKKFMSDCLSAKPAGAPAADAKADAKSSTSQQDKMKVCNEKATGKTGDDRKKFMSECLKG encoded by the coding sequence ATGAATAAGCTTGTGATCCTGGCTGCAGCTCTGGCCGCGCAGTTCGCCCTGCTCCCCGCCCACGCCGCCGACGAGGCGAAGAAGCCGACTGCGCAGCAGGAAAAGATGAAGGTCTGCAACGAGAAGGCGACCGGCATGAAGGGCGATGAGCGCAAGAAGTTCATGAGCGACTGTCTGAGCGCCAAGCCCGCTGCCGCCGAAGCCGATGCCAAGGCACCCAGCGCCCAGCAGGACAAGATGAAGGTTTGCAATGAAAAGGCGACGGGCATGAAGGGCGATGAACGCAAGAAGTTCATGAGCGACTGCCTCAGCGCCAAACCCGCTGGCGCGCCCGCCGCCGATGCGAAAGCGGACGCCAAGTCCAGCACCTCTCAGCAAGACAAGATGAAAGTCTGCAACGAAAAGGCAACCGGCAAGACGGGTGACGACCGCAAGAAGTTCATGAGCGAATGCCTTAAGGGTTGA
- a CDS encoding alkene reductase, giving the protein MNADKLLHPIQVGNLSLPNRIFMAPLTRQRASQPGNVPTALNATYYAQRASAGLIVTEATQVMPEGQGYAWTPGMHTDAQQAGWKLVTDAVHAAGGHIALQLWHVGRISHRHVQPDGKLPVAPSAIQANAQTFVVHPDGSMGMVQTDLPRALEVEELAGIVAAFRAAARRAIDTGFDFVEIHGANGYLLDQFQSTGPNQRTDAYGGSVENRARLTLEVVDAIVAEIGAARTGIRLSPFGTFNDIADTEAEAMAFYLTEQLDARKLAYVHIAEPDWAGGPQLADAFRAALRQRFKGTLIFAGGYTLEKAEALIASGVGDAVAFGRPFIANPDLPARFAKGAELNAPDASTFYGGADKGYTDYPSLAS; this is encoded by the coding sequence ATGAACGCTGACAAGCTGCTGCACCCGATTCAGGTTGGAAACCTGAGCCTGCCGAATCGCATCTTCATGGCACCACTGACGCGCCAGCGCGCGAGCCAACCCGGCAATGTGCCGACTGCACTGAACGCCACCTACTACGCGCAACGCGCCTCGGCCGGCCTGATCGTCACCGAAGCCACGCAGGTGATGCCCGAGGGCCAGGGCTACGCCTGGACCCCCGGCATGCATACCGACGCCCAGCAGGCTGGCTGGAAACTGGTGACTGATGCGGTTCACGCGGCCGGTGGCCATATCGCGCTGCAGCTCTGGCATGTGGGCCGCATCTCGCACCGCCATGTTCAGCCGGACGGCAAGCTGCCGGTAGCCCCTTCGGCGATCCAGGCCAATGCGCAGACCTTTGTCGTCCACCCGGATGGCAGCATGGGCATGGTGCAGACCGATCTGCCGCGTGCGCTCGAGGTCGAGGAATTGGCGGGCATCGTCGCCGCATTCCGTGCTGCCGCGCGCCGCGCCATTGATACCGGCTTCGACTTCGTCGAAATCCACGGTGCCAACGGCTACCTGCTGGACCAATTCCAGAGCACCGGCCCGAATCAGCGTACCGATGCCTACGGTGGAAGCGTCGAGAACCGCGCTCGCCTGACGCTCGAAGTGGTCGATGCGATCGTTGCCGAAATCGGCGCCGCGCGCACGGGCATCCGCCTGTCGCCTTTCGGCACCTTCAACGACATCGCCGACACCGAAGCCGAGGCGATGGCCTTCTACCTCACCGAGCAACTCGATGCCCGCAAGCTGGCCTACGTGCATATCGCGGAACCGGACTGGGCGGGCGGTCCGCAGTTGGCCGACGCTTTCCGCGCCGCGCTGCGCCAGCGCTTCAAAGGAACGCTGATCTTTGCCGGCGGCTACACGCTTGAGAAGGCCGAAGCGCTGATCGCCAGCGGCGTGGGTGACGCGGTCGCGTTCGGCCGCCCCTTCATCGCCAACCCGGATCTGCCGGCACGCTTTGCCAAGGGCGCGGAGCTGAACGCCCCGGACGCATCGACCTTCTACGGCGGCGCGGACAAGGGTTATACCGACTACCCCAGCCTCGCAAGCTGA
- the cutA gene encoding divalent-cation tolerance protein CutA has product MTEPVLIVMCNFPDAATAERIAQRLVERRLAACVNILAPIRSIYRWQGAVEQAEEVPVLIKTAASRYAALEATLLAEHPYEVPEILAVEANRGAAAYLQWVVAMTEPDEQLPDGL; this is encoded by the coding sequence ATGACAGAGCCTGTGCTGATCGTGATGTGCAACTTTCCTGACGCGGCGACGGCAGAACGCATCGCGCAGCGTCTTGTGGAACGTCGGCTCGCCGCCTGCGTCAACATCCTTGCGCCGATTCGTTCGATCTATCGCTGGCAAGGCGCCGTCGAACAGGCAGAGGAAGTGCCGGTCCTGATCAAGACCGCCGCATCCCGCTACGCGGCGCTCGAAGCAACGTTGCTAGCCGAGCACCCCTATGAGGTGCCAGAGATTCTCGCAGTTGAAGCAAATCGCGGCGCCGCGGCCTACCTGCAATGGGTGGTCGCGATGACCGAACCTGACGAACAATTGCCCGACGGGCTCTAG
- the hprK gene encoding HPr(Ser) kinase/phosphatase, whose translation MRRTSVARIYEDNRDRLGLSHLAGPLDVEVQVPNEKVWPAELVGHLNIIHPNRIQVMGEAELGWIRRQARDKVQHQLESILLAHPPAMIVADGCEVPPLIQSAFESARVAMFTTSAETARVIDSLRTYLARNLAEKTSLHGVFMDVLGLGVLITGDSGAGKSELALELISRGHGLVADDVVEVSRIAPGVLEGRCPPMLKDFLEVRGLGILNIRTIFGETACRRKMKLKLVVHLHRQIRGESAQMPRLPLEDDMQDIVGVPTRRVTLPVAAGRNLAVLLEAAVRNTILQLRGIDSMQEFVDRQRSALDLDEEDL comes from the coding sequence ATGCGGCGAACTAGCGTCGCCCGGATCTACGAGGACAACCGCGACCGGCTCGGCCTGAGCCATCTCGCCGGCCCGCTCGATGTCGAGGTTCAGGTTCCAAACGAGAAAGTGTGGCCAGCCGAGCTGGTAGGCCACCTCAACATCATCCACCCGAACCGCATTCAGGTGATGGGCGAGGCGGAGCTGGGCTGGATTCGTCGCCAGGCACGCGACAAGGTACAGCATCAGCTGGAAAGCATCCTGCTGGCGCACCCGCCAGCGATGATCGTGGCGGACGGATGTGAAGTGCCGCCGCTGATCCAGAGTGCGTTCGAAAGCGCACGCGTCGCAATGTTCACGACCTCGGCCGAGACGGCCCGCGTGATCGATTCGCTGCGCACCTATCTTGCGCGCAACCTTGCCGAGAAAACCTCGCTGCACGGCGTGTTCATGGATGTGCTCGGGCTCGGCGTGCTGATCACCGGCGATTCCGGCGCCGGCAAATCCGAGCTTGCGCTCGAACTGATCTCGCGCGGTCACGGTCTCGTCGCGGACGACGTGGTCGAAGTGTCGCGCATCGCGCCAGGTGTGCTGGAAGGGCGCTGCCCGCCAATGTTGAAGGACTTCCTGGAAGTCCGTGGCCTCGGCATCCTGAACATCCGCACGATCTTCGGCGAAACCGCATGCCGCCGGAAGATGAAGCTCAAGCTGGTGGTACATCTGCATCGCCAGATCCGCGGCGAAAGCGCGCAGATGCCGCGCCTGCCGCTGGAAGACGACATGCAGGATATCGTCGGTGTGCCGACTCGCCGCGTCACCCTGCCGGTTGCCGCCGGCCGCAACCTTGCGGTGTTGCTGGAAGCGGCGGTGCGAAATACCATTCTTCAGTTACGTGGCATAGACTCGATGCAGGAATTCGTTGATCGCCAACGCTCTGCGCTGGATCTCGACGAAGAAGACCTGTAG
- a CDS encoding TetR/AcrR family transcriptional regulator: MNRTTDTREHILQTAESLILGKGFAAVGLGPILSAAGVPKGSFYHWFPSKEAFGVALLERYFERYLESLDERFGSAAGTGRARVLGYFADWMDRQRDGGCAQQCLAVKLAAEVADLSEPMRQALEVGTRRITARIAGALQTASQDGSLPAGADPASLAVTLYTLWIGASVLTKAQRDATPFEAAWAHTLHLLGADLH; this comes from the coding sequence ATGAACCGGACCACTGACACCCGCGAGCACATCCTGCAGACCGCCGAGAGCCTGATTCTCGGCAAGGGCTTCGCCGCCGTGGGGCTTGGCCCGATTCTCAGCGCCGCTGGCGTACCCAAGGGCTCCTTCTACCATTGGTTCCCCTCCAAGGAAGCGTTTGGGGTGGCCTTGCTCGAGCGCTACTTCGAGCGCTATCTCGAAAGCCTCGATGAGCGTTTTGGCAGCGCCGCCGGCACCGGACGCGCGCGGGTGCTCGGCTATTTCGCCGACTGGATGGACCGCCAGCGCGACGGCGGCTGCGCGCAGCAATGCCTCGCGGTAAAGCTGGCCGCCGAAGTGGCCGACCTCTCCGAGCCGATGCGCCAGGCACTCGAAGTCGGCACGCGGCGCATCACCGCGCGAATTGCGGGCGCCCTGCAGACCGCCTCGCAAGACGGTTCGCTGCCGGCAGGCGCGGACCCGGCAAGTCTGGCTGTCACGCTCTACACCTTGTGGATCGGCGCAAGCGTGCTGACCAAGGCACAACGCGACGCCACGCCGTTTGAAGCCGCCTGGGCGCACACGCTGCACCTGCTAGGCGCCGATCTGCACTGA
- a CDS encoding Spy/CpxP family protein refolding chaperone translates to MKNTKRHVALLFAAGAAALTTAAVLAAPGPGDCPMGDGMPPMHGQKRPIDPARMQQMATKRFDALHDTLKLSAAQEPAWKAYRDGILADMEAMAKNRPDFDALRDKPAPDRMAAMLEHSKLRQAQMEKHLVETRKFYDQLTPEQKKAFDAHSIMGPHGGRGGMRGPRGAAPAPAPKDLQP, encoded by the coding sequence ATGAAAAACACGAAACGACATGTTGCCTTGCTGTTCGCGGCCGGTGCAGCTGCGCTGACCACCGCGGCGGTCCTTGCCGCGCCTGGACCGGGAGACTGCCCGATGGGCGACGGCATGCCGCCCATGCACGGCCAGAAGCGCCCGATCGACCCGGCGCGCATGCAGCAGATGGCCACCAAGCGCTTCGACGCGCTGCACGACACACTCAAGCTCAGCGCCGCGCAAGAGCCCGCGTGGAAGGCTTATCGCGACGGCATCCTCGCCGACATGGAAGCGATGGCGAAGAATCGCCCGGACTTCGATGCGCTGCGCGACAAGCCGGCACCGGACCGTATGGCAGCGATGCTCGAGCACTCCAAGCTGCGTCAGGCGCAGATGGAAAAGCACCTCGTCGAGACACGCAAGTTTTACGACCAGCTCACGCCAGAGCAGAAGAAGGCGTTTGACGCGCACAGCATAATGGGGCCGCATGGTGGGCGTGGCGGCATGCGCGGGCCGCGTGGTGCGGCACCCGCACCGGCGCCGAAAGACCTGCAGCCCTGA
- a CDS encoding protein-disulfide reductase DsbD: MKFLISLLLCCLTTSALAAPELLEPEKAFGVTAEAKDSKTISLHFAIEKGYYLYKHRFAFEPKDATLTLAPASYPAGERKQDEFFGEVEIFRGDLAVSVPVASGALGNGQQLSVTYQGCADVGVCYPPQTTLVTLGGAEGGGLLSRALGKLGARDEPAPAATAPAIAATVPVTADESGRLAGLLSTGKLSLILLSFFGAGLLLAFTPCMLPMLPILSGIIVGQGAHVTRARSTALAGVYVLGMALTYAVAGVAAGLSGTLLSAALQNAWVLGGFAAIFVVLAFAMFGFYELQLPSALQSRLSDRANHQRGGSVLGVAVMGVLSALIVGPCVAAPLAGALLYIAKTGDALLGGVALFVMALGMGAPLILVAVATRGLLPHAGPWMESVKRSFGVILLALALWLVTPVLPQVVVMLAWAALAIVCAVFLHALDPLPPQAKGARRFWKGVGVLLLIVGSALLIGALGGSRDPLQPLGFLRGATAAEANTKLPFQPVASVAELDARLAEGRPVMLDFYADWCVSCKEMERFTFSDPRVAAALKDTLLLKADVTGNTEAHQALLKRFGLFGPPGIVFFDAAGKEIDSSRVVGFQPVDGFLATLAARSAQKSGS; this comes from the coding sequence ATGAAGTTCCTGATCTCGCTGTTGCTTTGCTGCCTCACAACAAGCGCCCTTGCGGCGCCGGAATTGCTGGAACCCGAGAAGGCGTTCGGCGTCACGGCCGAAGCCAAGGACTCGAAGACGATTTCGCTGCATTTTGCGATCGAGAAGGGTTACTACCTCTACAAGCATCGGTTCGCATTCGAGCCCAAGGACGCTACCTTGACGCTCGCACCCGCCAGCTACCCTGCCGGCGAGCGAAAGCAGGACGAGTTCTTCGGTGAAGTGGAGATTTTCCGCGGCGACCTCGCAGTCTCGGTGCCCGTTGCGTCCGGAGCGCTCGGCAACGGACAACAGCTGAGCGTTACATACCAAGGCTGTGCAGACGTGGGGGTTTGCTACCCACCGCAAACGACATTGGTGACGCTCGGCGGCGCCGAAGGTGGCGGCTTGCTGTCGCGCGCGCTTGGCAAGCTCGGTGCTCGTGACGAACCCGCCCCGGCTGCCACCGCGCCCGCGATCGCGGCGACAGTGCCGGTCACCGCGGACGAGAGCGGGCGTCTTGCTGGGCTGTTGAGCACCGGCAAGCTCTCATTGATCCTGCTGAGCTTCTTCGGTGCCGGTCTGCTGCTTGCCTTCACGCCTTGCATGCTGCCAATGCTGCCGATCCTCTCCGGCATCATCGTAGGCCAGGGCGCACACGTGACCCGTGCGCGCTCAACCGCCCTGGCAGGCGTCTACGTGCTGGGCATGGCGCTGACCTACGCGGTGGCGGGTGTAGCGGCGGGTCTTTCCGGCACGCTGCTGTCGGCGGCATTGCAGAATGCCTGGGTGCTCGGCGGCTTTGCGGCGATCTTCGTCGTCCTTGCATTCGCGATGTTCGGCTTCTACGAACTGCAACTTCCCTCGGCATTGCAGAGTCGCCTTTCCGACCGCGCCAACCATCAGCGCGGCGGCTCAGTGCTGGGCGTGGCGGTGATGGGCGTGTTGTCGGCCCTGATCGTCGGCCCCTGCGTCGCGGCGCCACTCGCCGGCGCCTTGCTCTACATCGCCAAGACCGGTGACGCGCTGCTCGGCGGCGTGGCGCTGTTCGTGATGGCGCTGGGCATGGGCGCCCCGCTGATTCTGGTGGCCGTTGCCACGCGCGGCCTGCTGCCGCACGCCGGCCCTTGGATGGAGTCCGTCAAGCGCAGCTTTGGCGTGATCCTGCTCGCGCTCGCGCTGTGGCTGGTCACGCCGGTACTGCCGCAGGTTGTCGTGATGCTGGCGTGGGCCGCGCTTGCGATCGTGTGCGCCGTATTCCTGCATGCGCTGGACCCACTGCCACCGCAGGCAAAGGGCGCGCGGCGCTTCTGGAAGGGGGTCGGGGTACTGTTGCTGATCGTCGGCAGTGCGCTGCTGATCGGCGCTTTGGGTGGCAGCCGTGATCCACTGCAGCCACTCGGCTTCCTGCGCGGTGCAACGGCCGCCGAGGCCAATACGAAACTGCCGTTCCAGCCAGTAGCCAGTGTTGCAGAGCTTGATGCCCGGCTCGCCGAAGGGCGGCCGGTAATGCTCGACTTTTACGCGGACTGGTGCGTCAGCTGCAAGGAGATGGAGCGCTTCACCTTCAGCGATCCGCGCGTCGCAGCAGCCCTGAAAGACACGCTGCTGCTAAAGGCGGACGTCACCGGCAACACCGAGGCGCACCAAGCGCTGCTGAAGCGCTTCGGGCTGTTCGGCCCGCCCGGCATCGTCTTCTTCGACGCTGCCGGGAAGGAAATCGATTCGAGCCGGGTCGTCGGTTTTCAGCCCGTGGATGGCTTTCTTGCGACACTCGCAGCACGCAGCGCGCAAAAAAGTGGGTCGTGA
- the ptsN gene encoding PTS IIA-like nitrogen regulatory protein PtsN, with translation MNLIAPLLPPSNVLVDLEASSKKRVFEQAGLLFENHQGLARSAVYDALFTREKLGSTGLGQGIAIPHGRIKGLRDAVGAFIRLAQPVPFEAPDGKPVNLMFVLLVPESATEHHLRLLSELAQMFSDRSFRDALAQASDASEAHTLFVNWNPNAAN, from the coding sequence ATGAATCTCATCGCCCCGCTGCTGCCGCCGTCCAATGTGCTCGTCGATCTTGAGGCGAGCAGCAAGAAGCGCGTCTTCGAACAGGCTGGCCTGCTCTTCGAAAACCATCAGGGACTCGCGCGCAGCGCCGTCTACGACGCGCTTTTCACGCGTGAAAAGCTCGGCTCCACCGGCCTTGGACAAGGCATTGCGATTCCGCACGGCCGTATCAAGGGCCTGCGCGACGCCGTCGGTGCCTTCATCCGCCTTGCGCAGCCCGTGCCATTCGAGGCCCCGGACGGCAAGCCGGTGAATCTGATGTTCGTGCTGCTGGTGCCGGAAAGCGCCACCGAGCACCACCTGCGACTGCTATCGGAGCTCGCACAGATGTTCTCCGACCGCAGCTTCCGCGATGCACTGGCGCAGGCCAGTGATGCGTCCGAGGCCCACACCCTGTTCGTGAACTGGAACCCGAATGCGGCGAACTAG